One stretch of Lytechinus variegatus isolate NC3 chromosome 17, Lvar_3.0, whole genome shotgun sequence DNA includes these proteins:
- the LOC121430832 gene encoding coiled-coil-helix-coiled-coil-helix domain-containing protein 7-like produces the protein MQCTHKLGGNNIHIVKMETGDPVAIPSQIQKKTQPFTKQRRWTDGDSNPCLTEANASYQCLHDYNFDRERCKGYFANYKNCKNFWGKIMKQRRKDGIIPVLPGPEEREKILAGLT, from the exons ATGCAGTGCACACATAAACTGGGTGGGAACAATATTCATATCG tgaaaatggaAACGGGAGATCCTGTTGCGATTCCGAGCCAAATTCAAAAGAAGACACAGCCGTTTACAAAACAAAGGCGATGGACTGATGGAGACAGTAATCCCTGTTTGACT gaagcAAACGCATCGTACCAGTGCCTTCATGATTATAACTTTGACCGTGAGAGATGTAAAGGATACTTTGCCAACTATAAGAATTGCAAGAACTTTTGG GGCAAAATTATGAAACAGAGAAGGAAAGACGGAATCATACCGGTGCTTCCAGGTccagaggagagagagaaaatttTAGCAGGACTTACGTGA